The Leptospira sp. WS60.C2 genome includes the window AGGGATTTATCAAACGAGCGGATCTCATTCTTTTGGGAAAGGAGACGCAGGCACAGGGCTCTTGTTTTTTGGATGGAGCACTGTGATTGGTGATATGCGAGTTCCGCATTTTTTTGGAATGCATGTGATGCAACTTTTCTTCGTCCTTGCTGCCTTCCTGACTCGAAAGTTGGAAACTTCAGACCATCTTGTCATCGTTCGTTTCGTTGGTATTTTACTTTTGACTATGAATGTTGTGATGGTGATACAAACTCTTATGGGACAATCCATCTTTTCTTATCAACCTTTCTTTATTGGAATCTATGGACTCATTCTCTTCTTGGTTTTTTCGTTCGGGATACGTCTTTTCACCACTACTCCCAATTCTGAAATGAAGGTAACAATATGAACTCATCACTTCTTTTTACAATTGCAAATGCATTGGCAGTTTTCGCTTGGTTGGTTTTAATCATTTCACCAAATCAAAATAAGGTGATTCCTTATTTGCGAGTTTTGGTAGCAGGTTTGTTTTTAGGCGGATTGTACATTATTTCTTTGGCACTTGGATTTGGAAATGCCGAAGGAAACTTTGGAAGCTTAGAATCCGTTCGTTCCTTATTCCAAAACGACGAATTTTTATTAGCTGGTTGGGTGCACTATTTAGCGTTTGATTTATTTATCGGGACATGGGAAGCAGAAGATGGATGGAAACAACAAATCCATCGTTTGATATTACTTCCTATTCATCTATTGACTTTTTATTTTGGACCAGTGGGACTCGTTTTGTATTTTTTAGTCCGAGGATTCAAAACCAAAAACTTTAATTTTTAACCGCCATACACATCTAAGAGAGAAAGAATTCTTTGGTATCGATTCTTTTTCTCTTCGTCTGCTTCCAGGTCTGCGATTTCTAAGTTTTCAAATGCTAAATCACGACCTGTTTTTTCATCCAAAGTTTTTACATTCGCCTTTGCACCAGATTCTAACAACAATGCAAGAACCGACGAATTTCCAAATTTACAAGCTTCATGAAGTGCCGTACTTCCATTCTGATCTGCCATATGGATGTTGATTCCAGCCTGAATGAGTTTTTTGGCCAAACTTGGTTCACCAAAAACCGAACACCAATGTAAGGGAGACATTCCATTGATCGATTGAAGATTTACGTTTGCTCCTCGTTTTAAGAGCTCATCCATTAAACTTGTTTTCTCAGACAAACGAAGTTTGTTGTCTTGGCACAATTTAAAGATGGCTGTTTCTGCATTTATATCTAAAATATTCGGGTTAGCTCCTCTTTCCAATAGACGCATACATGATTTGTACTTGGAACGAACGAAAGCTTCTTGTAATAAAGTGAAACCAAGCGGATTTCGAA containing:
- a CDS encoding ABA4-like family protein, which encodes MNSSLLFTIANALAVFAWLVLIISPNQNKVIPYLRVLVAGLFLGGLYIISLALGFGNAEGNFGSLESVRSLFQNDEFLLAGWVHYLAFDLFIGTWEAEDGWKQQIHRLILLPIHLLTFYFGPVGLVLYFLVRGFKTKNFNF